Proteins from a single region of Salvelinus fontinalis isolate EN_2023a chromosome 15, ASM2944872v1, whole genome shotgun sequence:
- the LOC129811220 gene encoding proline-rich protein HaeIII subfamily 1-like, with amino-acid sequence MLSGRPELQIARGPHRPTDAAGVYAIPGPNLDPSPPQGPNLDPSPPQGPNLDPSLPQGPNLDPSPPQGPNLDPSPPQGPNLDPSPPQGPNLDPSPPQGPNLDPSPPQGPNLDPSPPQGPNLDPSPPQGPNLDPSPPQGLNLDPSPPQGPNLDPSPPQGPNLDPSPPQGPNLDPSPLQSPNLDPSPPQGPNLDPSPLQSPNLDPSPPQGPNLDPSPPQGPNLDPSPPQGPNLDPSPPQGPNLDPSPPQGPNLDPSPPQGPNLDPSPPQGPNLDPSPPQGPNLDPSPPQGPNLDPSPPQEPKMDPSPPQSPNLAPSPLQGPNLDPSPPQGPNLDPSPPQGPNLDPSPPQSPNLDPSPPQSPNLDPSPPQSPNLDHSPLQSPNLDPSPPQSPNLAPSPPQGPNLDPSPLQSPNLDHSPLQSPNLDPSPLQSPNLDPSPLQSPNLDPSPLQSPNLDL; translated from the exons ATGCTATCTGGGCGACCCGAACTCCAGATAGCTCGCGGGCCCCATCGCCCTACGGATGCTGCAGGGGTGTATGCTATTCCA GGCCCCAACCTGGACCCTTCCCCTCCACAGGGCCCCAACCTGGACCCTTCCCCTCCACAGGGCCCCAACCTGGACCCTTCCCTTCCACAGGGCCCCAACCTGGACCCTTCCCCTCCACAGGGCCCCAACCTGGACCCTTCCCCTCCACAGGGCCCCAACCTGGACCCTTCCCCTCCACAGGGCCCCAACCTGGACCCTTCCCCTCCACAGGGCCCCAACCTGGACCCTTCCCCTCCACAGGGCCCCAACCTGGACCCTTCCCCTCCACAGGGCCCCAACCTGGACCCTTCCCCTCCACAGGGCCCCAACCTGGACCCTTCCCCTCCACAGGGCCTCAACCTGGACCCTTCCCCTCCACAGGGCCCCAACCTGGACCCTTCCCCTCCACAGGGCCCCAACCTGGACCCTTCCCCTCCACAGGGCCCCAACCTGGACCCTTCCCCTCTACAGAGCCCCAACCTGGACCCTTCCCCTCCACAGGGCCCCAACCTGGACCCTTCCCCTCTACAGAGCCCCAACCTGGACCCTTCCCCTCCACAGGGCCCCAACCTGGACCCTTCCCCTCCACAGGGCCCCAACCTGGACCCTTCCCCTCCACAGGGCCCCAACCTGGACCCTTCCCCTCCACAGGGCCCCAACCTGGACCCTTCCCCTCCACAGGGCCCCAACCTGGACCCTTCCCCTCCACAGGGCCCCAACCTGGACCCTTCCCCTCCACAGGGCCCCAACCTGGACCCTTCCCCTCCACAGGGCCCCAACCTGGACCCTTCCCCTCCACAGGGCCCCAACCTGGACCCTTCCCCTCCACAGG AGCCCAAAATGGACCCTTCCCCTCCACAGAGCCCCAACCTGGCCCCTTCCCCTCTACAGGGCCCCAACCTGGACCCTTCCCCTCCACAGGGCCCCAACCTGGACCCTTCCCCTCCACAGGGCCCCAACCTGGACCCTTCCCCTCCACAGAGCCCCAACCTGGACCCTTCCCCTCCACAGAGCCCCAACCTGGACCCTTCCCCTCCACAGAGCCCCAACCTGGACCATTCCCCTCTACAGAGCCCCAACCTGGACCCTTCCCCTCCACAGAGCCCCAACCTGGCCCCTTCCCCTCCACAGGGCCCCAACCTGGACCCTTCCCCTCTACAGAGCCCCAACCTGGACCATTCCCCTCTACAGAGCCCCAACCTGGACCCTTCCCCTCTACAGAGCCCCAACCTGGACCCTTCCCCTCTACAGAGCCCCAACCTGGACCCTTCCCCTCTACAGAGCCCCAACCTGGACCTATAA